In a single window of the Bacteroidales bacterium genome:
- the hemW gene encoding radical SAM family heme chaperone HemW — protein MAGLYLHIPFCKQKCHYCNFYSLASVKFKPQLIEALLQEIELQKDYLQGENLDSIYFGGGTPSLLNEKELNSIFEKIYKTFSVGKKAEITFEANTDDLSKAYLQMLGKTAVNRLSIGVQSFNDKELFYLNRLHTGKEAKSALKRAQDTGFSSISLDLIYGIPIATTASWQENLRQFKALQIEHLSAYNLTREENTAYDILIKKGKYAPPTDVQGEEHFKLLLAFAKENNLEQYEISNFAFNQKYALHNTNYWRRKKYLGIGPSAHSFNLLSRSWNIAQLKPYMDSVNNGLLPSETEILSKSDEWNEIIMTGLRTKWGVEINYLEQHFEKVWLDNLNQQTQKYIESGQLLKSETHYRLSEKGLFFADGIAADFFQVKEL, from the coding sequence ATGGCCGGACTCTATCTACATATTCCTTTTTGTAAACAAAAATGCCACTATTGTAATTTCTATTCTTTAGCCAGTGTGAAGTTTAAACCTCAACTCATAGAGGCTTTGCTTCAAGAAATTGAATTACAAAAAGACTATTTGCAAGGTGAAAATCTGGACAGTATTTATTTTGGCGGTGGAACACCCAGCCTTTTAAACGAAAAGGAATTGAACTCCATTTTTGAGAAAATATACAAAACCTTTTCCGTTGGGAAAAAAGCCGAAATTACTTTTGAAGCCAATACTGATGATTTAAGCAAAGCCTATTTACAAATGCTTGGCAAAACAGCGGTAAACAGACTTAGTATTGGGGTGCAAAGTTTTAATGATAAAGAGCTATTTTATCTCAATCGCTTGCATACGGGAAAAGAGGCCAAAAGTGCCTTAAAAAGAGCTCAGGATACAGGCTTTTCTTCTATAAGCTTAGATTTAATTTATGGTATTCCGATAGCAACAACAGCAAGCTGGCAAGAAAATTTACGTCAATTTAAAGCTTTACAAATTGAACACCTTTCGGCTTATAATCTTACACGCGAAGAAAATACGGCTTACGATATCTTAATTAAAAAAGGGAAATATGCACCGCCCACTGATGTACAAGGTGAAGAGCATTTTAAACTTTTGCTTGCTTTTGCCAAGGAAAATAATTTAGAACAATACGAGATTTCCAATTTTGCATTTAATCAAAAATATGCCCTTCATAATACCAATTATTGGAGGCGAAAAAAATATCTCGGTATCGGTCCTTCAGCTCATTCTTTTAATTTACTGTCGCGATCTTGGAATATAGCTCAACTAAAACCTTATATGGATTCAGTAAATAATGGTTTACTTCCTTCCGAAACCGAAATATTGAGCAAATCGGACGAGTGGAACGAAATTATAATGACGGGTTTACGCACAAAATGGGGTGTTGAAATTAATTATTTAGAACAACATTTTGAGAAGGTTTGGTTAGATAATCTTAATCAGCAAACGCAAAAATATATTGAAAGCGGACAACTTTTAAAAAGCGAAACGCATTATAGATTAAGCGAAAAAGGTTTATTTTTTGCTGATGGTATTGCAGCTGATTTTTTCCAAGTGAAAGAATTATAA